The sequence GACTGGGAATCGTTCTTACGGAAACACGCCAAGTCCATCGTGAATCCTGATCATTTATCCTCGTTCGCGCAAGGCATCAACTTTAACGGAGAAGGCCGCGCTTATCTGTCAGACGGCATCCTCGCTGTCCGGCTCAGTGGACTGCCCGAAATCGGCTTCAGCTATGTCGAAGACCTGAACGGCAAACCGATGGACGTGGAAGCGAAACTGCCGGAACGACTGAATCGGCTCTTCGACCAGGAGATGGAGGGCGCGGTCACCGTGAGCACGAAAGAGCTGCAGCAGGCCGCGGATTTGCACACGTCGCTGCGGAAAGCAGTGCAGGGGGCAAAGGCTGCAAAAGAAGCGCTCTACCGTGTCGATCTGCAGCGGGTGGATGGTGCTCTCCGGCTGTCGCATAAGACCGAAGAAATCAGCGGATACACCGTTCTTGCGGAGAGACCTTGGGAGGACTGGCCCGTGCAGCATGTCGCGGGAGACCGCCTGCTGGCCGCGGCCAAACTGTTTGCGGAAGACTATGAAACTGTGAATCTGGAGTACCGGAACCGAATGATGATCCGGCTCTCTGCCGGCAACCTGGAAGCCGTGCTTCTCGGCATCCGGGTGTACGACTGAAGGAGGAACTGCTATGGAGCTGAATGAGTATCAACGACAAAGCGCCCGAACGGCGCAAGAACACGACCTGGAGCAGCTGAACTACGCCCTCGGGATTGCCGGAGAAGCCGGAGAAGTGGCCGACCTGATCAAAAAGCGTTTCTTTCACGGGCACACCACCTCGTCGGAGGAGCTGAAGAAAGAGCTGGGAGACGTGCTGTGGTATCTGGCGCAGATCTCCCGCATCTTCGGAATTACCTTGGAAGAGGTCGCCGAAGGAAACATCGAGAAGCTGCAGCACCGGTACCCGGACGGCTTCAGTGAGACACGCAGTATCGGACGGACGGAATAGCAGTCGAAAGCGAGGTACCTGTATGGTGCAGAATATTGACCGGAATCCACAACTGAATATCCAACACGAC comes from Sporosarcina trichiuri and encodes:
- a CDS encoding nucleoside triphosphate pyrophosphohydrolase family protein, translated to MELNEYQRQSARTAQEHDLEQLNYALGIAGEAGEVADLIKKRFFHGHTTSSEELKKELGDVLWYLAQISRIFGITLEEVAEGNIEKLQHRYPDGFSETRSIGRTE